One Marasmius oreades isolate 03SP1 chromosome 2, whole genome shotgun sequence DNA segment encodes these proteins:
- a CDS encoding uncharacterized protein (CAZy:GH62), with protein MLRSLVFLLAAAASSVWGSPVLATTNATLDSRAANALSFKWTSGQALIYPKNDNRKLAALKDPSIIFTNGKYHVFASTAVEAGYNLVYLSFTDFNQAENSNFFYLDQAPIGSGYRAAPQVFYMSTQKLWYLIYQDGNAAYSTNSDINNPSGWSSPKHFWSSQPSIISQNIGSGFWVDMWVICDSSNCFHFSSDDNGHLYRAQTSVANFPNGFSQPVIALSAAKNDLFEASNVYKVGSQYLLIVECIGSTGHRYFRSWTSNSIAGSWTALHASESDPFAGKSNVQFNGNVWTADISHGEAVRTNVDQTMTLPDCGPQQYLYQGLPNGATGSYNSLPWKLALLTSTTVSLGNSSF; from the exons ATGCTTCGCTCTTTGGTGTTCCTTCTCGCTGCGGCAGCCTCCTCCGTCTGGGGCTCCCCGGTCCTTGCTACTACGAACGCGACCCTCGATTCTCGAGCAGCCAACGCTCTGAGCTTCAAGTGGACGTCGGGTCAGGCACTCATCTATCCCAAGAATGACAACAGGAAACTCGCGGCTTTGAAGGATCCGTCGATCATTTTCACTAACGGGAAATACCACGTATTTGCGAGTACAGCTGTAGAGGCAGGGTACAAC CTGGTGTACCTCTCATTCACAGACTTCAACCAAGCAGAGAACTCCAACTTCTTCTACCTCGACCAGGCTCCCATCGGCTCTGGCTATCGAGCAGCACCACAGGTGTTTTACATGAGCACCCAGAAGCTCTGGTACCTCATCTACCAAGATGGCAACGCTGCCTACTCGACCAACTCGGATATCAACAACCCCTCCGGGTGGTCATCTCCCAAGCATTTCTGGTCCAGCCAACCAAGTATTATCTCCCAGAATATCGGTTCAGGCTTTTGGGTCGACATGTGGGTCATCTGCGACTCTTCCAACTGCTTCCACTTCTCCTCAGACGACAACGGTCACCTCTACCGCGCCCAAACCTCCGTCGCCAACTTCCCTAACGGTTTCAGCCAGCCCGTTATTGCTCTGTCGGCTGCCAAGAACGATCTATTCGAAGCGTCCAATGTGTACAAAGTCGGAAGCCAGTATCTCCTAATCGTCGAGTGTATTGGTAGCACCGGACATCGATACTTCCGTTCTTGGACTTCAAACAGTATCGCAGGATCTTGGACAGCGCTTCACGCTTCCGAATCTGATCCATTCGCTGGGAAGAGCAACGTTCAGTTTAACGGAAACGTTTGGACGGCTGATATTAGTCATGGAGAGGCCGTACGAACGAATGTGGATCAGACGATGACGCTTCCAGATTGTGGTCCTCAACAATATTTGTACCAGGGATTGCCAAATGGTGCCACTGGGTCGTATAATTCGCTTCCTTGGAAGCTTGCGCTTTTGACTTCGACTACGGTGAGCCTTGGGAATTCGAGCTTTTGA